TTGTGTGTCTTGGTGACCGCACCCAAAaaaatacaccttacataaaggaacggagggagtattatgtaaAAGATATGAGCGGTACACAAATTCCTTCTGCCATGCCCATGCGCCAACAGAGATTTGCAAATATACATATGTGCAGCATCATATAATTTTCATATAAAAACAGTGTTTGCAGGTTAACAGTGAGACAGTGATGAACTGACAATTAAACTGATTCATTGCCCAATAAAAAAATTAGCTTGACCAAAAGAAGATAAGTGTGCTTTATGATTAACTCGGCACACAACAGTTCTAGTCAAAGCAAGATCCAATTGACTTACTGATTTTATTAATAGTAGCAGCCATCTTCTGCAGTTCATCTGGACAGATGTCAGGGCAGTGTGTGAACCCAAAATATAGCAGCGTCCATTTACCCAAGAAATCCTTTTCAGTGACGGCTTTCCCATCATGATTTAGAAGACTGAATGGACCACCAATAGCAGCAGTTCCTACTGTTTGTGCTGGCTTTACTGAGTTCGTATTGTTCTTCAGCTCTGAGAAACAAGGGACAAGAGATTAGTCACGCTAGATTAAACAATATAGAAGTTTAAGGAGTAAATTGTTTGCACATGGATGGCACTTCCACAAAACGTTAGTAAAGACATGGTAGCATTGGCCTCCCCCATATTCGAAATATATTTTTTCTCATTCAAGTGAAGGAACATGTCAAAATGCACAGATAAAATAGCAGAACATACTAACATCCAGCATATCGGACCTAAATGGACTTATGACTGGTATGAGTAACTATCTGCGTGATCACATGATAGAGTTGGATGGTGCTAGAATTATTGTTCCGCAGGCAAAAGAGTATTGATAATCAGACATTATAATTAATTAATCAGCAGATGTAGCATTAAAAATAGTTAGTTGATTCAAGCTTTAGTAAATAAAAGAAGCAAAATAAGATACTCTTCTGCATATTCACATGATAGGGTAGCAGCTAGAAATACCCGATTCTCGGGTGAAAGAGTATTACAGTCAGAAACATCAGAACTGATTAATCTGCAGATATGGCATCGAAAATAGATTGTTCTGTCAGTTCGTCCAATCGTGCTTTACTACAAGAATCAAAAGAGGAAATTATTAAATTGCTATCAATGTAAAATTCATCTCAGACTGTCCCCCCCTTAAGCCTTACGCTGCCTGGGATTATATATATCTTTTCCAAAGATATGGAACCGCTATACATTCCAACTTTCTATCTGAAATGGCATCGCAATAAAGTTTCTCTTGGCAGTACTAATATCCCAGTACTGCGAGTTGAAACATGATTACAAACCCCATATATGGTAGATCCACACAAAATAAAACTACACTAACTCACCATAGTAATCTACCTTCAATGTGACGCTTCTTTTCCTTGTCGTAGTAGACTATGATTCCTCCTCCGGTCACAAGAAGCAGAAGAAAACTCAACCACGAGACGGGCTGCAAGCAAGCAACATAACCATTGAGAATTACTCCTCGACTAGCACTTTCAATAACATAAGGCAGAAATGGCCCAATTCTGGTGCCTCGTATTCAAAGGATCACTAGTCCTAAATCTCTTGGTTCCACATTTCGGCAACGCACAAGTTTCAGTAGTTCTGATTCAGAACCCGCATCACACAGCAAAGCGCATATGCAGCTAGCACTTCCAATGACAGAAGACAGAAATGACCCATTTCTGGCGCCTCGTTTTCAGAAGTTGTCCTAAATCTCTCAGTTCCACGATGTGGTAACACAGAGGTTTCAGTAATTCCGATTCAGAACCCGCATCACACAGCAAAGCACATATGTAAAAAAAAATGGAGGGCGTCTGAAACACAGCTTACCCCTCCTCGGACGGACTTCCCGGAGTCCCCTTGCTGCGACTTCCCATCCCGCCCGCCCCCTCCGCCACCGCCGTCAGAGCCCGACGCCACCGCCGCGGGCTTCGAAGCGGCCTGCGCCGCGCCAGAAGACGCAGCCGCAGCCGCAGCGGACTTCGACCCGCCCTGCGCCGCTTCGGCAGTAGCAGATGCAGACGCGCCTGCAGCGGCTTCGGTCGAGAAGAAACCCGTCGACGCTCTCAGCGCGGCGACCTGCCGCGCGAAGAAGACACGCACAGACAAACCCATGCGCTGCTTTAGCGACAGAAGAGGAACGGCGGAACGGCAGATTTGGGACGGGCGGGGCTCGTGCTCACCTGATGGGGATGGCGCGGAGGATGGGGACGGGGAGCGGAGGCGCGCACCGCGCGCGCGACGAGCTGGAGCGCGTGCCTCCTCATCGcggtcgccgtcgtcgtcgtcttgTGCTGCCTCTCTCGCTCCCGTGAGACGCGGCGGCGGAGGTGCGGGAGGAGGAGACGGCGCCGCCGGGGGGTTTGGAGCAAAGTTTCTTACTTGTTTAGCAAGTGAGGGCTGAGGGCTTCCGGGCCTTTACTTTATGGCCAGGCCTGTTAAACAGACAGATACTACATGAAGGCCCAAAGAGATTATGCTGGGCCTGACATTTCAGATACAGCAAAGCCTCAAAACACTTCGCTCAAAAATAAAACAAAGCCTCAAAACACTCTCAGCTGAGAGGATGGTGATTCTTGAAGAAAAAAAAAAGCTGAGAGGTTGGTTTTCCTTTTGATTGAGAGGGGAAAACTGAGATGGTGTTTTTTAACACAAAACAGAGATGGTGTTGATATGTATCGCTTTATGCGCGGTAGCTACATCCCTCTTAAACCGAGATATATGCTCCCCTCGTCTGAGGCTTTCCACCACATGTAATTGTTGTGACGGCCCATTTTCTTCCGTTTTTCGCAGTTTGTGATCAAGTCATTTGCTCGTGGTGGTCGACATACACGTATCTTCcttgttttcattttcttttggttttctctGTTTCTTTATCGGTTTTGTTTAGTTTCTTTGTTTTTCACTGTTTTTTTCATTCTTTTCATGGTTTTCATTGGTTTTTCGTTTCTTCATTTCTCTTTGTTTAcactatttttttccttttctttcttttttcgtaGTTTTGTTTCTTTCTTGCTTTCTACCAATTTTCaacatttttctttattttttctcagTACTCATTGTTTTCCATCTTGTGCATGGGATTTCTTCGGGTTTTTTCTGTCATTTCCTTTGTTTCTTTTTGGGGTTTCTTCGTGATTTTTTGTTTTCATCagactttttctttctcttttcgtATAGAAGAGGAAAAAATGTATACACAATTAACATTTATTCAAATACACGAAATATTTTTGTGTGTATGTTAAATTATTTTCAAATAAATTATTAACATTTTTACATACATATATTTTTATGTTATCTTTTTATCATACACAGTCTATATTTTTCGTGTGCATCAGGAATATTTTCCTCACAAATTTAACA
This portion of the Triticum dicoccoides isolate Atlit2015 ecotype Zavitan chromosome 7A, WEW_v2.0, whole genome shotgun sequence genome encodes:
- the LOC119332060 gene encoding protein SCO1 homolog 1, mitochondrial-like, with amino-acid sequence MRRHALQLVARAVRASAPRPHPPRHPHQVAALRASTGFFSTEAAAGASASATAEAAQGGSKSAAAAAASSGAAQAASKPAAVASGSDGGGGGGGRDGKSQQGDSGKSVRGGPVSWLSFLLLLVTGGGIIVYYDKEKKRHIEELKNNTNSVKPAQTVGTAAIGGPFSLLNHDGKAVTEKDFLGKWTLLYFGFTHCPDICPDELQKMAATINKIKEKAKLEIVPVFISVDPERDTVEQVHDYVKEFHQDLIGLTGTSDEVRKVARAYRVYYMKTEEEGSDYLVDHSIVMYLMNPKMEFVKFFGKNYDEDTLAEGIIKEVREHKRS